From Diospyros lotus cultivar Yz01 chromosome 4, ASM1463336v1, whole genome shotgun sequence, a single genomic window includes:
- the LOC127800784 gene encoding glycine-rich cell wall structural protein-like, with amino-acid sequence MSVASCDYVSGIVLFVLLVVGEVVADGNGVVKDDKHLLGHGIYRKGFRHFGKGGGIGGGAGAGDGLGGGGGFGGGGGLGGGAGLGGGGGLGGGAGGGLGHHGGLGGGGGLGGGAGGGLGHHGGLGGGGGIGGGAGGGLGHHGGLGGGGGLGGGSGGGLGGGGGVGGGAGGGGGLGGGGGVGGGAGGGGGLGGGGGVGGGAGGGGGLGGGGGLGGGAGGGFGGGGGLGGGAGGGGGFGGGGGGGVGAGGGFGAGGGFGAGGGVGGGGGFGGGGGVGGGH; translated from the coding sequence ATGAGTGTCGCCAGTTGTGATTATGTGTCTGGAATTGTGTTGTTTGTATTACTAGTTGTTGGAGAAGTTGTTGCAGATGGTAATGGAGTAGTTAAAGATGACAAACACTTACTTGGGCATGGAATATACAGAAAGGGGTTTCGCCATTTTGGCAAAGGAGGAGGAATTGGTGGCGGTGCAGGTGCTGGCGATGGTTTAGGAGGTGGAGGCGGTTTTGGGGGAGGTGGAGGCTTAGGGGGTGGAGCTGGTCTAGGTGGTGGTGGAGGACTCGGAGGAGGTGCAGGCGGCGGTTTGGGCCATCACGGAGGATTAGGGGGCGGAGGAGGTCTAGGAGGTGGTGCAGGAGGTGGTTTAGGTCATCACGGAGGACTAGGGGGTGGAGGTGGTATTGGAGGAGGTGCAGGAGGTGGTTTGGGTCATCATGGGGGACTTGGAGGAGGTGGCGGCCTCGGAGGTGGTTCTGGTGGCGGGCTTGGAGGCGGCGGAGGTGTCGGTGGTGGAGCAGGAGGAGGCGGCGGGCTTGGAGGAGGCGGGGGTGTCGGCGGTGGAGCAGGAGGAGGCGGCGGGCTTGGAGGAGGTGGGGGTGTCGGCGGTGGAGCAGGTGGAGGTGGCGGGCTTGGTGGTGGGGGAGGTTTAGGCGGTGGGGCTGGTGGTGGCTTTGGAGGGGGTGGAGGACTTGGCGGGGGTGCAGGTGGAGGTGGTGGTTTTGGCGGTGGGGGCGGAGGTGGTGTGGGTGCAGGAGGCGGCTTTGGAGCCGGAGGAGGTTTCGGAGCAGGCGGAGGAGTTGGTGGTGGTGGCGGTTTTGGGGGAGGCGGCGGTGTAGGCGGGGGCCATTGA